The proteins below are encoded in one region of Bdellovibrio bacteriovorus:
- a CDS encoding DUF3857 domain-containing protein produces MIKYIVLSLFIQSMALADWAPLSVAPYEILSMVDTIDVDKKGLYTITSEASMRVLNEQGRNTLVLKKIPFLPESTKITVIRASSITDGVETMVDLKTVRIEAAKSPEGGLAAYKDVVIPFTNLKVGSTITYRFVEKKTKQLIPGHFSVEYNYGMSVPEAGGHLTVKSAIPIFFAMSDPWKNLEIQNIKENEKFVLRVKQKSSLYKLPIEFGPIIRKENATRIQISSINNWRDYLKSFAGKYEKILEVKKLPASYQKIADLAKSANSVEEKINIVTSELASIMTYSGDWTTFEKMFVPRPLNEVEKLKTGDCKDFSIATVAILRNLGISAEVALTHRKSPSAQLGMYTIDPLDLNLVLQDAFNHAIVKVKNGQSIYWVDPTNIVSNASTPFSDITGSYALEVSTNATGLERIPYPSMGQNSIRVVKNYNIREDNTADTTSSFRFTGVFAKAVLEIAHSQNKEVSKKILMAFNRTDPKDAQGNYTGVNFNSRISTELKGVEKASGDRVLEAKDSKLYFSAPLSFTLNGLTVFNRTKRITDMYTEGASEDNTVLKVDGYDFVGFQEGCTILTPWFTVERAFIKTQTGFEVRDQSKFFDAELKAEDINSDKFSTHLSDIFYDCAATQTVEVVKLQPGQSLSTRLKDYSAKKAKELMEVSGPTSITSARHAYHITENLLSQNPKDKDALIQKLRAIRRVGYKSNLIDSKEYYQASDSILKVLLADYPNDTTVLTQRVWSAYFQKNPVDMTIHFQKLYPLAPKNYEFYTLGGAIAEEMKRNEVALGSYLKAFQLAENPRQKASSSVDIAGILINKGEIDKGIAYYKQAISLYPENTWTQGNLMSMLSNLKRYDEAIQLGETIMKENPYGMAKKSLAEAYRGKALEYYKNGRQTTAADLKSEAGEKLLRDVEAYIGKGLSYYPACGKCLVSMAAVYRIRASLHGDKDYAMKAKTYYDKANQEGEISKDVTLMSSREIDVILGTRSPAGKATLDMNVNYSNYSEVDLQR; encoded by the coding sequence ATGATTAAATATATAGTCTTATCTTTATTTATTCAGTCCATGGCACTCGCCGACTGGGCTCCGCTATCAGTAGCTCCGTATGAAATACTTTCGATGGTTGATACCATCGACGTTGATAAAAAAGGTCTTTACACTATTACCAGTGAAGCTTCGATGCGCGTTCTTAACGAACAAGGCCGCAACACACTAGTCTTAAAAAAAATTCCATTCTTACCTGAATCCACTAAAATCACAGTTATCAGAGCTTCAAGTATAACCGATGGTGTTGAGACAATGGTTGACCTAAAGACTGTTCGTATCGAGGCTGCCAAATCTCCGGAAGGCGGGCTGGCCGCATACAAAGACGTCGTAATCCCGTTTACAAATTTAAAAGTAGGATCCACGATTACCTACCGGTTTGTGGAGAAAAAAACAAAACAGCTTATTCCAGGTCATTTTTCTGTAGAATACAATTATGGAATGAGCGTTCCAGAAGCCGGAGGTCACCTCACTGTGAAATCTGCTATTCCAATATTCTTCGCTATGAGCGATCCATGGAAGAATCTTGAAATCCAAAACATTAAAGAAAACGAAAAGTTTGTGCTTCGAGTGAAACAAAAAAGCTCCCTCTACAAACTTCCTATTGAATTCGGCCCCATAATCCGAAAAGAAAACGCAACCCGTATACAAATCAGTTCAATAAACAACTGGCGGGACTACCTAAAATCATTCGCTGGAAAGTATGAGAAAATACTCGAAGTTAAAAAGCTTCCCGCATCTTACCAGAAAATTGCCGACCTTGCTAAAAGTGCGAACTCGGTCGAAGAGAAAATAAACATTGTTACCTCCGAGTTAGCTTCTATAATGACTTACTCGGGAGACTGGACAACCTTTGAAAAAATGTTTGTACCACGTCCCTTGAATGAGGTCGAAAAGCTAAAAACTGGAGATTGTAAGGATTTTTCAATCGCGACGGTAGCAATCTTGCGCAATTTAGGAATTAGCGCTGAAGTCGCCCTGACTCACCGAAAATCCCCAAGTGCGCAATTAGGAATGTATACGATTGATCCGTTAGATCTCAATTTGGTACTTCAAGACGCATTCAATCACGCAATTGTTAAAGTGAAAAATGGACAATCTATATACTGGGTGGACCCAACCAATATTGTAAGTAATGCCTCTACGCCGTTTAGCGATATTACTGGTTCGTATGCCCTTGAAGTCTCCACAAATGCAACGGGCCTTGAAAGAATCCCATATCCATCAATGGGCCAGAATTCGATACGAGTGGTGAAAAACTATAACATCCGGGAAGACAACACAGCTGATACGACATCAAGTTTTAGATTCACTGGTGTATTTGCTAAAGCCGTGCTTGAAATAGCACACTCTCAAAATAAAGAGGTGAGTAAAAAGATACTAATGGCGTTTAATAGAACGGATCCAAAAGATGCCCAAGGCAATTATACGGGAGTGAACTTCAATTCAAGAATTTCAACAGAATTGAAAGGTGTCGAAAAAGCCAGTGGTGACCGTGTTCTAGAAGCGAAGGATAGCAAACTATACTTCAGTGCTCCTCTATCATTCACACTCAACGGACTCACGGTATTTAACAGAACCAAAAGGATAACTGATATGTACACCGAGGGAGCCAGCGAAGATAATACCGTCCTGAAAGTGGATGGGTATGACTTCGTCGGATTTCAAGAAGGATGTACTATTTTAACTCCATGGTTCACAGTCGAAAGAGCCTTTATTAAAACGCAAACTGGTTTTGAAGTTCGAGATCAAAGTAAATTCTTCGATGCGGAGTTGAAAGCAGAAGATATTAATAGTGACAAGTTCAGCACCCACCTTTCAGATATTTTTTATGATTGCGCAGCTACTCAGACCGTTGAAGTGGTCAAGCTTCAACCCGGTCAAAGCTTAAGTACTCGCTTAAAAGATTATAGCGCCAAGAAAGCCAAAGAGCTGATGGAAGTATCCGGCCCAACTTCAATAACAAGCGCTCGACACGCCTATCACATTACGGAAAACTTATTGTCGCAGAATCCGAAGGATAAAGACGCTTTAATTCAAAAGCTTCGCGCCATACGCAGAGTGGGCTATAAAAGCAATCTCATCGACAGCAAAGAATATTATCAAGCGTCCGACTCGATTTTAAAGGTGCTCCTAGCAGATTACCCCAATGACACGACTGTATTAACTCAACGCGTGTGGAGCGCCTATTTTCAGAAAAACCCTGTAGACATGACGATTCATTTTCAAAAACTTTATCCACTCGCACCTAAAAACTACGAATTTTACACGCTAGGAGGTGCCATCGCGGAAGAAATGAAAAGGAATGAGGTTGCGCTAGGATCCTATCTTAAGGCATTTCAACTGGCAGAGAATCCTCGTCAGAAAGCATCTTCATCAGTAGATATCGCGGGTATTTTAATCAACAAAGGCGAGATCGATAAAGGAATTGCCTATTACAAACAAGCTATTTCTTTATATCCCGAAAATACGTGGACCCAAGGAAACCTAATGTCGATGTTGAGTAACCTCAAACGCTACGATGAAGCCATCCAATTGGGCGAAACAATCATGAAAGAAAATCCATATGGAATGGCAAAAAAATCGCTCGCCGAGGCATACAGGGGAAAAGCGTTAGAATATTATAAAAATGGCCGGCAAACCACGGCCGCCGATTTAAAAAGCGAAGCCGGCGAAAAACTTCTTCGAGATGTCGAAGCCTATATCGGTAAAGGTCTTTCATACTATCCAGCCTGCGGAAAATGTCTGGTGTCTATGGCGGCGGTATATCGAATACGTGCTTCGCTTCATGGAGATAAAGATTATGCGATGAAGGCCAAAACTTATTACGATAAGGCGAATCAAGAAGGTGAAATTTCAAAAGACGTTACTCTTATGAGTAGTAGGGAGATCGATGTCATCCTGGGGACTCGTTCCCCCGCAGGAAAAGCCACCTTGGATATGAACGTGAATTATAGCAACTACTCTGAGGTGGACTTACAAAGATAA